gatcatgtaactaatcaggaggtactgaatagaattgggggaaagaggaatttgtggcacaacttgactggaagaatggattggtttgtagaacatgttctgaggcatcaagggatcaccaatttcgtattggaggacagcgtggagggtaaaaatcagagagagaccaaggcatgaatacactgagcagattcagaaggatgtaggttgctgtagttacttggacatgaagaagtttgcacaggatagagtatcaggaagagctgcatcaaaccagtctctggactgaagaccacaacaacaatttcttCAATGGATTGGatacaaaatttcttacatttgtctggggTTATGGCAATATCATCTTTTTGGTTAGGGTAGACAATAGAGTTAATTTCACTTCCgacttctttgcatttttttctgttattattttatttatttttttattttttttacttttcaatgttTAGTATATCAtgtagtttctttgcttcattgatTGCCTGCTTATACTTACACTTATCTCTACCATACAATTCTTTATACACTTCTGATTTACCAGTTTAGTACAGTCCAGAATATAGCATAACAGTAACATGGTTATAGAAAATCCATGGATAAACATTGAGAAACTTTCTATTCATCTCTAAGCTACTGCAAAAATATTGCATGCTGtaagaaaagcaaaaatataatgagaaagaaATGGATCACACCAGTCATTCCATGGGTAGGAGGGGACCTGAAACATCCATCTGAGaggcacaaaaaatattaaaaatcaaaccAGTAATGAAGACTgcacgaacagagagagagagagagagagattaccacTAAAGGAAATAAAGACAATGTTCTTCAAGAAATCAATTACCCACTTAATATGGCAAAGACTGTCTGGGCTTTGATTAGCacagacagaaaagaaatacgtgccaacaataatgaaaacataatacccaaaaaaaagaaggaaatgaatTTTTGGACCCACATTTCATCGATTCCATTTTCTATGAACACAATTGTAACTGTGGTAGACAATCTCATATGACAAaatcccacaaaacaaaacaaaaagaataatatatttctttaagcattgtaaatgtaacagtgtttatttctgtttctcacaagtgatctgtaaatataaaaaataatctgcaaaatgaaaataaagaaaaaaatgctatAGGGCCCGATGGCATATGTACAAGAGCAGTTAATTATTGTTCAGAGTTTCCAGTCGAGCCACTGACGTTTCTCATAAACAAGTGTAGGGAAGAATCCCTGAGCCTCAAAGCCAACACAGTATTGGGTCAACTGCTTTTCAttctctatataaacgatatgaGTACAATAAAGGGTACAAATGTCATTATATATGCTGATGACATGGGTCAATGGAGGTGGCCAATCCCACCCGTCAGCTGTGGCCcatgacgtaaaggtgttgtggtgtgtgatgtatTATGGTGcagagtttagtttatgagtgtgtttTGTTTGTAGATGCTGTCTTGTTGCGGTTGGTGGTGTGTGTATGGTCCGCATGTCATGTGGTGTACACTGGGTTCATTTGGGACTCGGTGCTAGAAGTGTGCTTTTATCAGTCGTGACTTCTATAGAAGAACGAAAATTGatttcagtgagttaagaattaagtttctgttgtgtttatgattatttgtggcttctattgttaggtatggatatgacttctaGGTTTAATAGTGTGCGTCTGCGGCCTAAAATGGGGGACGACATATTGTCCTTTATTAAGATTCTGCAACTTTTTGGGCTTGTGGTGGAGATAGTGAAATGTGGCGTATGCAAGCTGAATATGTGATTATCCAGAGTTCTGGCTTCTCAGACCAGGGACTGTTGGTGGGTTTTTGTTTTTTGGGGGAGGGTGAAGGTTGGGTGAGGAGCATTGGTAGGTTGTAGGTGAGTTGGGAGTTGATTTTgcttgtgggttttttttttttttttttgtgagagagagagagagagagagattgggatgGCTGACCTAGTGTGTAGTGCCGGAACTTTTTTGGGGTAAATAGTCATTGTTTTGGGTCTATTGTTCACGTGTTATGATGTTTGGTGGAGTTTTTATATGTTCTTCGGTtggtgttatttactgcatgtgttggtagttgatgttttggtattggcactcgtggttgatttatgtatcttagggGAAGAACTCAATTCCAATTTTTTTGGTATCGTCTGTTGTATTTGAGCCATATAGATcatgggaagtgtccgattccaatttgTCATCATAGCTATGTGAGTTTTGCTATTGTGAGCTGTTGACTTATATAGGTCAAgcgaagtgtccgattccaatgtGTCGTCATAGCTGTTTTGGTATCGTaagctgctgttgacctatataggtcaaggaaagtgtGCGATTCCCGTTGTTTcttgtgttggttttgtggtattaatagttgcggtgtgattataatttttggagtagttggtttttattttgtggtatcgacaattgcaaaaacagacataatgtcttatgggataacagcaatcagtgataaaaaagtcagtaataaaaaaaattgcaataaagacggattttaagtaacatcgacaattgcggttgagctatgtaggtgaagggaagcAACCGATGCCTGTCGATATTGTGAGTGTACCGGAATTTGTgattttgtggtgtttttatgtagtcgttttgtgtggtttgggtcgtggtgtgtgcctgtatgtgtttatatttagtttgttccCACCCATAAACCCTCaatttcccgcactcgtctcgttagtttgattatatttttggagatagatgtgtttgttggttttatatctatttttgtgtttatgtaatgaTGTTATAGGCGCTATATTGGAGATATTGAGAATGGCCGTTTCCACCATATTAGTGAGAGTCAAAgcagacgagtggaatcggacgcttctgtaatccAGATAACACATATTTTGTAGCTAGTGATAGCACTTACAATGACATGGAGAAAAAACTTGCTCTGAACATAGAAAATGCAAACCAGTATTTCAGTAGTAAGTTTGTTCATAATTGGTGCACACACAATGTACTTGCAGTCCCAATTCAGCGAACACAGACATACAACAGAAAAGTAGTTATATTTAAGTATTTGGGTGTGGTGATACAACTGGGAAAATTATGTTGATAATGTGTATCCAAAAATATGTACGATTCTTATCAGTcctgtaacgtaaaactctgttttTCTTGCTTGTTTCAAGCTGTCATACCTGGCATCATGCAGATGATCTAAGGAGATGTAAACGTAAACGTTATTCTTGTTGGTTTATCAAACATCGTATTTGTTTGTGTTACATGTGCCTGGGGTTCATCTATTAATAACGCAGTAATCTCGCATATACAATCTGTGTTCGGAAATTATATGACAAACTGTCACGTAAAACAATAATACCGTTCTCTATCAATACAACCAACGTAATACGGCTTGGTTTTTTAAAATGTGAAGTTGTGTGAGATCTTTAATGTTAATGTTACTCAATTACAGATATTGGAGTTATGTTTCGTACAAATACACTATAAGACATTGTAATATATTCGATCTCTTTTATTAAGGGATACAGACTGGAATTATACTGTTACTAGAAACCTCGTTACTTCGTTTCGGAAAACCACTTGGCAAGTGTTTTGTTTTTAAGATCTCTGAAGGTGGCAGTACGAGAATATGAATATAACGCCAGCACTGCATTAATTTAATCATTTGTAGAATGTGCAACTACAATTTATCTATCAGTAATCACTCAATAATTCTAGCTTCCTCATGCACAAATGAAAGACCGAATTAAAAATGGCActgtttggagagatctttaatacgGTGGATCATTACTTTCGTAATACGCAAAATTGCAGGCTTCAATACGGAAACACAGAATAGGTCAACAACTTCGGAAACCTTGAAATTAAGATGGCGGCTGTTATTTACTTGCGTCTCGACAAGAGTCTTGCGACACTTGCGTCTCGCGACCCGCTGGTCGCGATGCTGATTGGCTGACAGTTAAATTCATGACGTCATATACAGTAGCCAATCAGAAGCATAGGTGACATCTGGGCGAATGCAACATCTTTGCTACACACTTATTCATTCTCGTATTCACAGTTGATGAGCGAATATCCTTGCACCTTGTGAGAGTGAGTTATTTCGTTGGAATGGCTGGTTCTGTTGCTTGTTATGTATGTGATAGAGAATATTCAGCAAGGAAGCATTTGAATGCTCATTTGAGAAATGTGCATAAAATTCAGCCAGGTGAAGAAGGTACGATAAAGTGCTCAAAAAGTGACTGTAGCTTTAAATGCAATTTCTTGGCTAAGTTGCGCCTACATGTGGAGCAGGAGCACATGGTTGAGAtggtaaaagaaattagtgaattTCAAACGAAGGACGGTAAGTAAAGTGTACACTGCCTACTTAAATTAATATCGTCCATTATTATTACATACTTGCCTGACCCGTCGCCATTAGATCTTGTTTTTGTTGGTCAATAGAACATGTGCTTATTTGAAAGCGTGAAAAGACGGATTTCACATTAACTGTAAACTTACTGTCTGCTACATTAAGTATAAGTTAAATTATTGCAGATTTAAATGATTAAAATCACACCAGTAACTCGTGAGGGTATCTTAACAGTGCACGTTTTTTTTTACTCCTGCTGTGTACTTTGCACTTATTGAATCTGAATGCAATTGTCTTTCATCGATGCTTTTGTTTTAGACTTTATGAAGTGGAAGTCTGAGGAGGAGAGAAAAACAAAAAGTAGTTTTGTCTCTAGTTATGGCACTAAGCGTTTAAAGGATGGCACTGCAAAAACCACCTTTGTATGCCACAGAAGTGGCACATTTTCTTCGAAGTCAGGTGGCAAAAGGTTGTGTAAGTCCCAGGGCACTTGCAAGATGGGAAACCATTGCGTTGCTGCCATAGAGCTTCACGAAGAAGAAAGTGGAATCTGTAGTGTCATTTACTACAGAACACATTTCGGCCACGAGCAGAACATTGCTTTTCTGCATCTCAGTGGTTCTGATAGAGAAGCCATCGCTGGTGAGTATTACCTTAATTGTAGAATTTTGCTGGCCTTTCAGTGATCCCCAAGTAAATATGATGTGAAAGTTTCAGAATCCATTGTCAGACTTGCTGGTAGTTATATGTAGTTGACTGTTATTATTTTTGCAGTGAAGGAGCATTGTTTTTTTACTGCtgagaaattaatattgttatggaTATGTGATCTGGAGTAAAAGGTGTGAATATATCGATTGGCAGTTCATATGAATACAATTTGTGATGTTAGCTTGAAAGCAGTTGTAAAAGACCAGATGTTGTGATCCATATTGACCACAATATTGGTGACTTTAATGCCATGTACTTAGGTGTGTGTGAGAGCAGGTGTAATGCATTAAAGTAATACAAGTGTGGAAATAAGTTCTGAAATACTTGTTGCCCTGTGTTATTGCTTGCATCATAGTAGTCTATTTAAGAATAGATCATTAATGCATCTAATAGACTAAAGGCAGTACATTTATTGTTTCTTGTCCAGCATGTTAACCATGTACTTGTAGACCTCGTAACCATTTGAAAATAGCCTTGGTAGCTGAAACTGGGAAATATCACATTGCAACTGGTGCTTTAATCAGGCCTGTTTATTCTCCCATTCCCAGTGTTTTAATAGCATCTTCAGTACTGTTGGAAGGGTACACTGAATATACTGTTAAGCCATTTATTAAACTATCTAGTTTATAAGTACTTAGCAAGTGTTATATTGCTTGAATTTATTTTATTGGGGGTGGTTAACTACAGTGTCCTTTCTGAATAGTGTTTTCATATACATACTCAGAATTGGCCTCTTTGTAGTTGGagtaattttaaaatgttgcaGGTAAAATTGCTGAGGGGGTCACTTTCCAGAGAATTCTGGATGATGTGCGGGACTCAGTTCATTCCAGCGGAGTGGAGAGGCTGCATCTCCTGACTCGACATGACCTTCATAACATTAAGAGAGACTTCGCCATTGGTGATGATCAACAGCATAACATTGATGAAGTCAGTGTTGGTATGTGGTTGGAGAAAATGAAAGACTGTGTTCTCCTCTATAAGAAAGAAGGCGAGGCCAGGGAAGATTTTGATAGGACTGACTCGGTGATAGTGTTAATGACTGACTACCAGAAGCAGTTATTACAGAGATTTGTACAAAATATTGTATGTGTAGACTCCACACAttgtacaaatgtttacaaactgtTGGTGACCACATTGTTAGTGGTAGACGATTTTGGTTCAGGTATGCCTGTAGCATTCTGTGTTTCAAATCGGGAGACTACTTCCATAATGACTCATTTCTTTAGTGCTGTGAAAGAGAGAGCTGGCATTATAAAAACATCTGTATTCATGTCCGACGACACTAATACTTTCCGTAGTGCATGGTCACGAGTCATGGGACCTGCAGAAAATAATCTACTGTGTGCTTGGCACATAGACCACAGCTGGCTGAATAATTTGAAGAAAGTCCATGGCAATGAAGAAAAGAAAGCGCTTGTGTACAAAGCTCTTCGTACATTGCTTGAAGAAGTGGACATAGACAATTTTAATGAGCTGCTGGAATCGTTCATCGGGCAGCTTCAAGCAGATGAAGGTACAAGGGACTTTGGTGTATATTTCTCGTCAAATTACTTATTCCGGCCTCAGCAGTGGGCATACTGTCACCGTCGCAATCTGGGTATAAATACAAATATGCACCTTGAAGCAATGCATAgagttttaaaatattgttatttagAGGGAAAAACAAACAATAGACTTGACAGACTACTTGTTGTGTTGATGAAATTGGTGCGTGACAAACTGTGTGCTCGAATGGTTAAATTGTATAAGGGTGGCCATTCATATAGAATAAATCTTATTGAGGCTCGACATAAAGCTTCATGTAGTATTAAGGAGAATGACATTACAGTCAATACTGATGGTACAAAGTTTCATGTGAAATCCCAAACACATTGTGGTGTAACACATACTGTGATTTTAAATAACATTGAATGTAAATTGGAGTGCAAGTTGAAGTGCTccaaatgtaatatatgtatacatgCTTTCAGTTGCTCTTGTGCGGACAGTTTAATTCATTTGAACATATGCAAGCACATTCATGCAGTGTCAATGACGTATGCATTACATTCAAGTGCCACATTTACACCAAGTGAAGCAACGGTGACAGAAGAGACTTCTGCCATTTTGTGTTCACTGCAAACAAATACTGATGATCACGAGAACACATATCTGGCCCGAGAACTAGTGTCCACATATCAAATTTTGATTAACCGTGTCAGTTCAGGTAAAGTGTCCACAGAAATCCTGAAGTCACTACAGAAGGATGCAGCTCATTCGCTGTCACTTTTTCAATCAGACTGCAGGGAAGCTTCACGACCCCCCAGCAACGAGAAGGTAAAAGTGCAACGAAGACATGGTAAATGTAACAAACAGCCAAAGGGCAGTTTGAAGAAACCAACTCttgctgaaaaagaaaatattgtttcagcACTGAGGCAGCCTGAaagtgaaatattaaatgttcacgTAGATTCTGACCATAATTACTGTCGGTACTAAGTTTTAGCTGTGTATGTGCTTCTGTACATTCCATGGTttgtaggcctactggggaaactcgccatgtaaaacaaAGAGTAACGCATTGTGCTTGGTACCCCTGTTGGTGATGTGGAAACCCaagtgatattaataaagaaaataaaaacgttTGCAGTGTTCTTTTTCAATTGATACCTTTATCCTTTTATTTGCATGTGCAATTAAAACCTTTATTTGAAATACTACTTGATTACATTAAAATGAATTGCTGTGTAACCAGAGTAGAAAATTGACGTCTGCAGAGCTTGTGTGGCATGAATTTGAAGCTCCTCATCACATGATGTACTGAAGTCTGTTTTAACAATACAttgcataaaaattaaaaagatatttttCACTTCTGAATCACATTTCAATTTGGTTCATTACTAAGAGttaaacagaataaaattcagtgcaCTTAAGCTAAGTATCTGATGCtcccttatatttatttaaagGCTCTGAATGTAGCAacttcctgaaaatttttgtatgtgCATTCCTACAGTAATTGACCAAGGAAATTGGTGGTAAAGAATTTCACACAGTGTTCAGTCTGAGGAAACAAGGTGCAATTACTGAGCAGGGTGGTGCGGTTAGTATGATTTACAGAATACTGAGAATTGTAAAGACAAGTGGGACACTATTTTCTTTACTACaattaatcatttccttttcagtATCATTCCAAGCTGCTTTAGAATTATTTTTAGTTTGTAGTCTCATGTGCTTTACATGTAGCAATTATATTTTTAGATTTATATACCTTTACTTGTCTTCAGTACCTTTTGAGATTCATCTTTCAGAATAGTTTTTATGTAGATTGATACTGTGCAATGCTTGGTTGGCAGAATTTACCAACCAGTAGAGATAGCAAAGAGGAAAACTTTAAACTATTTTGGTGTCATTTGCCCAATTTTCATTGGTACAAAAGATGCTGTAACTGATTCTTTCTAGTCAGTACAGCAGTTGTTATAAGTTGGCCTTTAAGAGACTTTACATTAATGTAGAGAAAAATTTCATCATTACTGCATGAAGGTAATCCTATTTTCACAGATATTAATTGTGCACTTTCTTTCACTGAATATTCTTTACAAGTTGTCAATGGCTTTTTTTTAATAGACAATAAATGTGTCTGAGCTGCAGTAACTGTACTTACAGTAAAGATGTTTCACCTGTTTTTTGTTCACACTTCACTGATGAGAACACCTCATTCCTGTTATTGCAGTTTTAGAACATTTTTCAGAGTGAAAGTGGAATTTGCTATGGTGgtcactttcttcctttttttaactacacatatttctcaacatatgtttcaaatgtaagaattttacttcaAAATGGACACTACGTTGATAGGATATTGAGAGCAATAGAAATAATAATTGATTCTGAGACACCAGAGATtgtgtgaaagtggactggaagaaAATGTAATCAAGATGTACAACGTTCTTCTATTTGTAAGGTATGTGACCATTCACACTTTCCATGGAAATGCTTTAATTGCTAAAAACTTTATGGGTTTTGAGTCATCAGATAATTGTGGCAAATTTACAATAAAGACAAATTATGAAAGCTAATACATAATAATTATGAGGCAAAAGTAACATCAGGAATGAAAATACATACTGGGTACAAGTACCTACAACATGCTTAGGCAGGTTCATATGAGTTAGCAATACAAGAAAAACACACAGTCTCGTACGCAATTGCCGGTAGGCAACATTTGGAACAGAAGATATAATCTGGGAGCTTCATGTCGGACTGAAGACAGCAGACTTGAGGATTGTATTGTTTTTAACTTGCACCAGATGGCATTGATGTCAAAGATTGAGACAAACCAAGACATAGCTTTTATAATACACAAAACAATGTAAATATTCCAGCCACATTTTTGGATACAAGAGACTTGCAATGTTTCAGTGGACAGGGACATAAGGGAGGCAGAGTTGCTATATATTTAAACAGAAAGGTAAAGGATACCACTTTGTGGACAGACAGGAACATCCAGAAATTGTCTTGAAGCAGTGGCTatacagagaaaggaagaagagcTTAATACTAGGGCAGTACTGATCTCCAAGTTGTCAGGTAAGACATTTTCTCAAGTAACTGCATGTACTACTAGAAAAGGATACCAGAGAATTCCCTTAAATAATAGTAGTAGGTGATAGTATAAAAACACTGGAAGACAGTTCTCATTCAAGAGACTTATATGATCTAATCAGCCCAAATAGTCaaagttctgcacatgttcaaaattgaaaccGTCTGCTAATAATCTATCCAAGTTATTattttccttcctggtgaaattcatGTACTTAGTCTTGATTTCATTTACAGAAAGGCCTCTAGGTCCTGTCGCTTCTTTCATCTCACATATTGTCCTCTCTAGTGATACCTTTCTTCTACTAATAATTGTTAGATCATTGGCATAAGCATATATCTGAGTCGACTTTGTGCCTATGTAACCAGATATCTGAAGCTTCCGTGTGGCTGCTTCAAGTCAGATTGAAAAGCATTGTAGAGAGTGCATCCCCTTGTCTGACACCTTTACTAATCCTAAACCAATTGGTCAGTTCATCCACTCGCACTGCAGCCTTGGAACCAGCCAATATTGCTTGAATAAGTGAGACATACTTCGATGGTATACCATGTAGCAGCAAATCATTTAACATTTGTGCTCCATCTAGACTATCAAAGGCCTGCTTGAAGTCTACACAGGGGTTATGAAGCTCAATGTTATACTCATATGTATTTACCTAAACACAAATATCTGGTCTGTTGTTGATCTATTAGCCTGAAATCCATACTGATACTCCCCCAAAATATCTTTTGAATATGGTACTAACCTGTTGTAGATAATACTAGAGAAGATCTGATAGGTTACATTCAGCAAGGTAATTCCACGGTAATTTGAACAGCAGgtcttgtctcccttcttatgtattggttgGATTACACCTAAGGTCCATTCTTCGGGCATTCTTTTCTGATTCCATTTCAACTTAATAAGTTTGTGGATTCGCTTATGAAGACCAGTTCCCCCATTTTTAACAGTTCTGCAATCATTTCATTGGTTCCTGGTGCTTTATAATTTTTAAACAATGCACTACCTTCCGTACTTCCTCTAATGTTGGTTCCTCTATTTCTGGATCTACGGTATAATAGAGTGGCTGCCCATTCCTGGTAGGATTGACCTCCAAAATTCCCTTGTATTATTCTCTCCATCTATCCAAAACATCTTGTTTATCTGTCAGCAAATTTCCCTCTTTGTCCTTACAAGCTGTTATTTTTGGTCTATGTTCTCGAGTTCCTTTTTTGTAGGATTTTCTACTTtcattccttttgtactgctcttcCATCTCTTCTCTCTTCATGGCTTCCCTTTTTCTCCTCCTGCATACCCTTGCtgcctctattctcttttcattataTAATGCCTGATTTGATCTAGTATTCTGCTGAAAGCATTTCAGCCTtacttcctttttctgttccactgcctGTCTACTGACATTGTTTTTCGTGGAAGCTATGGTTTGcatagttaaaaatggaccgttggttaaaaagtggttcattaaaacgagaaaagtctacagatgaagaggaagataatgcatctgatgttcaagcaagtaagtgagtgactctcgaaccgaagttgtcagtgtccattgaacctaaattgtcggcgtcccttgaacctaacccttccaagatcattgttaagcttactggaaaaattacaaaatataactcTGATTACTGGGAAATCGGTTTTACTTTCACTTGACCTCACcctaaacctcaatgtgtaatttgctatgaaagcctttcGAATGAATGTATGAAACCAGCAAATCTCTGGTGCCATCTTGAAACAAAGCACGCAGAGTACAAAAGTAAGTCAttagatttttttcaaaaataaattaagagaGTTGAAAATATCTCgtaaaacaattaccaaacactgtggtgcaaa
This sequence is a window from Schistocerca nitens isolate TAMUIC-IGC-003100 chromosome 11, iqSchNite1.1, whole genome shotgun sequence. Protein-coding genes within it:
- the LOC126212618 gene encoding uncharacterized protein LOC126212618; its protein translation is MEKKLALNIENANQYFSIDERISLHLVRVSYFVGMAGSVACYVCDREYSARKHLNAHLRNVHKIQPGEEGTIKCSKSDCSFKCNFLAKLRLHVEQEHMVEMVKEISEFQTKDDFMKWKSEEERKTKSSFVSSYGTKRLKDGTAKTTFVCHRSGTFSSKSGGKRLCKSQGTCKMGNHCVAAIELHEEESGICSVIYYRTHFGHEQNIAFLHLSGSDREAIAGKIAEGVTFQRILDDVRDSVHSSGVERLHLLTRHDLHNIKRDFAIGDDQQHNIDEVSVGMWLEKMKDCVLLYKKEGEAREDFDRTDSVIVLMTDYQKQLLQRFVQNIVCVDSTHCTNVYKLLVTTLLVVDDFGSGMPVAFCVSNRETTSIMTHFFSAVKERAGIIKTSVFMSDDTNTFRSAWSRVMGPAENNLLCAWHIDHSWLNNLKKVHGNEEKKALVYKALRTLLEEVDIDNFNELLESFIGQLQADEGTRDFGVYFSSNYLFRPQQWAYCHRRNLGINTNMHLEAMHRVLKYCYLEGKTNNRLDRLLVVLMKLVRDKLCARMVKLYKGGHSYRINLIEARHKASCSIKENDITVNTDGTKFHVKSQTHCGVTHTVILNNIECKLECKLKCSKCNICIHAFSCSCADSLIHLNICKHIHAVSMTYALHSSATFTPSEATVTEETSAILCSLQTNTDDHENTYLARELVSTYQILINRVSSGKVSTEILKSLQKDAAHSLSLFQSDCREASRPPSNEKVKVQRRHGKCNKQPKGSLKKPTLAEKENIVSALRQPESEILNVHVDSDHNYCRY